The Populus nigra chromosome 19, ddPopNigr1.1, whole genome shotgun sequence genome includes a window with the following:
- the LOC133679406 gene encoding D-ribulose kinase isoform X1 translates to MTALVHHPTLSFLSPFSQSQQHGHCSSRKLLVPRKDQLYTTVGKPRPIMALASNKESGILVGERLYLGMDFGTSGARYALIDKQGIIHSEGKREYPVFMSEEKMDWVRSWRAALFSLLEDVPAHLRPLVASISIDGTSATTLIVDRNTGEPLWRPFLYNESCPDALPTVKSVAPANHTVCSGSSTLCKLVSWWNIEESNKKSALLLHQADWLLWLLHGKLGVSDYNNALKVGYDPASDSYPPWLHSQPYSQLLPSVIAPGTSIGNLKEDIRTQFGFQEDCIVCAGTTDSIAAFLAARATQPGKAVTSLGSTLAIKLLSTTRIDDARFGVYSHRLDDKWLVGGASNTGGAVLKQFFTDEQLQKLSEQINPMEASPLDYYPLKAVGERFPVADPNLVPRLHPRPESDVEYLHGILESIAHIEATAYNLLKDLGATQVEEVFTAGGGAKNEKWTKIRERVLGLPVSRAKQTEAAYGAALLALKGAQHDSC, encoded by the exons ATGACTGCCTTGGTTCACCACCCAACACTCTCCTTCCTCTCCCCCTTCTCACAGTCTCAACAACATG GGCATTGTAGTTCAAGAAAGTTATTGGTACCGAGAAAAGATCAGCTGTATACAACTGTAGGCAAACCAAGACCGATAATGGCTCTTGCAAGCAATAAAGAAAGTGGCATTCTAGTTGGAGAAAGGCTTTATCTAGGTATGGATTTTGGAACTTCTGGAGCTAGATATGCTCTTATCGACAAGCAAGGGATAATTCACTCCGAAGGAAAGAGAGAATATCCAGTTTTTATG AGTGAAGAAAAAATGGACTGGGTGCGGTCATGGAGGGCAGCACTTTTCTCACTGCTAGAGGATGTTCCAGCTCATCTCCGCCCACTTGTTGCTTCTATTTCAATAGATGGAACTTCTGCGACCACACTCATTGTAGACAG aaATACAGGAGAACCATTATGGAGACCATTCCTTTACAATGAGAGTTGCCCTGATGCTTTGCCAACGGTAAAATCTGTTGCTCCTGCAAACCATACTGTTTGCTCTGGATCATCTACATTGTGCAAGCTTGTTTCATGGTGGAACATAGAggagtcaaataaaaaatcagcatTGTTATTGCACCAAGCAGATTGGCTGTTGTGGCTGCTTCATGGAAAACTCGGAGTGTCTGATTACAATAATGCCCTGAAG GTTGGTTATGATCCTGCATCGGATTCTTATCCACCATGGCTGCATTCTCAGCCATACTCTCAACTTCTACCTTCTGTTATAGCTCCGGGAACTTCAATTGGGAATTTAAAAGAGGATATTAGAACACAATTTG GTTTTCAAGAGGATTGTATTGTATGTGCAGGAACAACAGATAGTATAGCCGCTTTCCTTGCAGCACGTGCAACACAACCTGGAAAAGCT GTCACTTCTTTGGGCTCAACTCTTGCTATTAAGTTACTGAGCACTACGAGGATTGATGATGCACGATTTGGAGTTTATAGTCATCGCCTTGATGATAAATGGCTGGTTGGAGGCGCTTCAAACACTGGTGGAGCTGTTCTTAAGCAGTTTTTCACTGATGAGCAACTGCAGAAATTGAGTGAACAGATAAATCCAATGGAAGCTTCTCCTCTAGACTACTACCCTTTAAAAGCAGTTGGTGAGAGATTTCCTGTGGCAGATCCAAATCTGGTTCCCAG GTTACATCCACGACCGGAAAGTGATGTTGAGTACTTGCATGGTATTTTGGAATCTATTGCACATATAGAG GCGACGGCATATAACTTGTTAAAGGATCTAGGAGCAACCCAAGTTGAGGAAGTTTTTACAGCTGGAGGTGGTGCAAAAAACGAAAAATGGACCAAGATACGAGAGCGAGTACTTGGCTTGCCCGTGAGTCGGGCAAAGCAAACAGAGGCTGCCTATGGAGCTGCATTATTGGCATTGAAGGGTGCTCAACACGATAGTTGCTGA
- the LOC133680303 gene encoding protein DETOXIFICATION 46, chloroplastic-like, with the protein MQARSLLHCSHTLQNHNHPRFLSRSLIPFKKRPLSLVSPNSHSSLLHPIPLVIKPRSRLLAPCNSPAHESANSSVTENESSTDSISEFIEETGIEVNREGLENQSMWEQMKEIVMFTGPATGLWICGPLMSLIDTAVIGQGSSIELAALGPGTVLCDGMSYIFMFLSIATSNMVATSLAKQDKNEVQHQLSMLLFIGLTCGSLMFLFTKFFGPSALKAFAGSNNLDIIPAANTYVQIRGLAWPAILIGWVAQSASLGMKDSWGPLKALAVASAVNGIGDIVLCRFLGYGIAGAAWATMASQIVAAFMMIDSLNKKGYNAYAISVPSTDDLMIVFRLAAPAFIMMISKVAFFSLIVYFVTSMDTLTLAAHQVMIQAFFMCTVWGEPLSQAAQSFMPELMYGVNRSLEKARTMLKSLAIIGTILGLALGIIGTSVPWFFPSIFTHDQKIIQEMHKVLIPYFLALAVTPCILSLEGTLLAGRDLKFISLAMSGCFFTGALLLLLVSSRGYGLPGYWFALVGFQWGRFFIALQRLLSPDGILFSEDLSQHELKELKAA; encoded by the exons ATGCAAGCCCGTTCTCTGCTTCACTGTTCTCATACTCTTCAAAACCATAACCATCCTAGATTTCTTTCTCGGTCTTTAATCCCTTTCAAGAAACGACCTCTATCTTTAGTTTCACCTAACTCACACAGCTCTCTTTTGCATCCAATTCCACTCGTTATTAAACCAAGAAGTAGACTTCTTGCACCATGCAATAGCCCTGCCCATGAATCCGCCAACAGTTCTGTGACTGAAAATGAAAGTAGTACTGATTCAATTTCAGAATTTATAGAAGAAACAGGAATAGAGGTGAATAGAGAGGGACTGGAGAATCAGAGTATGTGGGAGCAAATGAAGGAGATTGTGATGTTCACAGGACCTGCTACTGGGCTTTGGATATGTGGGCCATTGATGAGTCTCATTGACACTGCAGTTATTGGTCAAGGAAGCTCTATTGAGCTAGCTGCTTTAG GTCCTGGGACAGTTCTGTGTGATGGTATGAGTTATATATTCATGTTCCTATCAATTGCTACTTCGAATATGGTTGCCACTTCCCTTGCTAAACAG GACAAAAATGAAGTGCAGCATCAACTATCTATGTTGCTCTTTATTGGGTTGACTTGTGGTTCTCTGATGTTTTTGTTCACAAAGTTCTTTGGCCCATCAGCACTAAAAG CATTCGCAGGGTCAAATAATTTAGATATAATACCTGCAGCTAACACATACGTTCAG ATTCGAGGTTTAGCATGGCCTGCAATTCTTATTGGATGGGTTGCTCAAAGTGCAAG CCTTGGAATGAAAGATTCATGGGGACCATTAAAAGCATTGGCAGTTGCTAGTGCTGTAAATGGCATTGGTGATATAGTCCTGTGCAGATTTCTTGGATATGGTATCGCCGGCGCAGCATGGGCTACAATGGCATCACAA ATTGTTGCAGCTTTTATGATGATTGATTCACTGAACAAGAAAGGATACAATGCATATGCAATATCTGTTCCATCAACTGATGACCTCATGATTGTATTTAGGCTTGCTGCTCCAGCGTTTATTATGATGATTTCAAAG GTGGCTTTCTTTTCCCTCATCGTATATTTTGTTACATCTATGGACACCCTCACCTTGGCCGCTCATCAG GTCATGATTCAAGCATTCTTCATGTGCACAGTTTGGGGCGAGCCTCTTTCTCAAGCTGCACAATCATTTATGCCTGAGTTGATGTACGGGGTCAATCGAAGTTTGGAAAAG GCTCGAACTATGCTGAAATCACTGGCTATCATTGGAACAATCCTTGGATTGGCATTAGGGATTATTGGAACATCTGTTCCCTGGTTTTTCCCCAGCATCTTCACACATGATCAGAAGATCATACAGGAG ATGCACAAAGTGCTCATACCATACTTTCTTGCGTTAGCTGTGACTCCCTGTATTCTTAGCCTTGAGGGAACATTGCTG GCTGGACGGGATCTTAAATTTATTAGCTTGGCAATGAGTGGATGCTTTTTTACGGGTGCACTATTGCTTTTG CTTGTGAGCAGCAGAGGATACGGTCTGCCAGGCTACTGGTTTGCACTTGTAGGATTTCAATGG GGTCGATTTTTTATCGCCCTCCAACGCCTTCTTTCCCCTGACGGCATACTTTTCTCGGAAGATTTGAGCCAGCATGAGCTGAAGGAGCTGAAAGCAGCTTAG
- the LOC133679406 gene encoding D-ribulose kinase isoform X2 codes for MTALVHHPTLSFLSPFSQSQQHGHCSSRKLLVPRKDQLYTTVGKPRPIMALASNKESGILVGERLYLGMDFGTSGARYALIDKQGIIHSEGKREYPVFMSEEKMDWVRSWRAALFSLLEDVPAHLRPLVASISIDGTSATTLIVDRNTGEPLWRPFLYNESCPDALPTVKSVAPANHTVCSGSSTLCKLVSWWNIEESNKKSALLLHQADWLLWLLHGKLGVSDYNNALKVGYDPASDSYPPWLHSQPYSQLLPSVIAPGTSIGNLKEDIRTQFGTTDSIAAFLAARATQPGKAVTSLGSTLAIKLLSTTRIDDARFGVYSHRLDDKWLVGGASNTGGAVLKQFFTDEQLQKLSEQINPMEASPLDYYPLKAVGERFPVADPNLVPRLHPRPESDVEYLHGILESIAHIEATAYNLLKDLGATQVEEVFTAGGGAKNEKWTKIRERVLGLPVSRAKQTEAAYGAALLALKGAQHDSC; via the exons ATGACTGCCTTGGTTCACCACCCAACACTCTCCTTCCTCTCCCCCTTCTCACAGTCTCAACAACATG GGCATTGTAGTTCAAGAAAGTTATTGGTACCGAGAAAAGATCAGCTGTATACAACTGTAGGCAAACCAAGACCGATAATGGCTCTTGCAAGCAATAAAGAAAGTGGCATTCTAGTTGGAGAAAGGCTTTATCTAGGTATGGATTTTGGAACTTCTGGAGCTAGATATGCTCTTATCGACAAGCAAGGGATAATTCACTCCGAAGGAAAGAGAGAATATCCAGTTTTTATG AGTGAAGAAAAAATGGACTGGGTGCGGTCATGGAGGGCAGCACTTTTCTCACTGCTAGAGGATGTTCCAGCTCATCTCCGCCCACTTGTTGCTTCTATTTCAATAGATGGAACTTCTGCGACCACACTCATTGTAGACAG aaATACAGGAGAACCATTATGGAGACCATTCCTTTACAATGAGAGTTGCCCTGATGCTTTGCCAACGGTAAAATCTGTTGCTCCTGCAAACCATACTGTTTGCTCTGGATCATCTACATTGTGCAAGCTTGTTTCATGGTGGAACATAGAggagtcaaataaaaaatcagcatTGTTATTGCACCAAGCAGATTGGCTGTTGTGGCTGCTTCATGGAAAACTCGGAGTGTCTGATTACAATAATGCCCTGAAG GTTGGTTATGATCCTGCATCGGATTCTTATCCACCATGGCTGCATTCTCAGCCATACTCTCAACTTCTACCTTCTGTTATAGCTCCGGGAACTTCAATTGGGAATTTAAAAGAGGATATTAGAACACAATTTG GAACAACAGATAGTATAGCCGCTTTCCTTGCAGCACGTGCAACACAACCTGGAAAAGCT GTCACTTCTTTGGGCTCAACTCTTGCTATTAAGTTACTGAGCACTACGAGGATTGATGATGCACGATTTGGAGTTTATAGTCATCGCCTTGATGATAAATGGCTGGTTGGAGGCGCTTCAAACACTGGTGGAGCTGTTCTTAAGCAGTTTTTCACTGATGAGCAACTGCAGAAATTGAGTGAACAGATAAATCCAATGGAAGCTTCTCCTCTAGACTACTACCCTTTAAAAGCAGTTGGTGAGAGATTTCCTGTGGCAGATCCAAATCTGGTTCCCAG GTTACATCCACGACCGGAAAGTGATGTTGAGTACTTGCATGGTATTTTGGAATCTATTGCACATATAGAG GCGACGGCATATAACTTGTTAAAGGATCTAGGAGCAACCCAAGTTGAGGAAGTTTTTACAGCTGGAGGTGGTGCAAAAAACGAAAAATGGACCAAGATACGAGAGCGAGTACTTGGCTTGCCCGTGAGTCGGGCAAAGCAAACAGAGGCTGCCTATGGAGCTGCATTATTGGCATTGAAGGGTGCTCAACACGATAGTTGCTGA
- the LOC133679406 gene encoding D-ribulose kinase isoform X3, with the protein MDWVRSWRAALFSLLEDVPAHLRPLVASISIDGTSATTLIVDRNTGEPLWRPFLYNESCPDALPTVKSVAPANHTVCSGSSTLCKLVSWWNIEESNKKSALLLHQADWLLWLLHGKLGVSDYNNALKVGYDPASDSYPPWLHSQPYSQLLPSVIAPGTSIGNLKEDIRTQFGFQEDCIVCAGTTDSIAAFLAARATQPGKAVTSLGSTLAIKLLSTTRIDDARFGVYSHRLDDKWLVGGASNTGGAVLKQFFTDEQLQKLSEQINPMEASPLDYYPLKAVGERFPVADPNLVPRLHPRPESDVEYLHGILESIAHIEATAYNLLKDLGATQVEEVFTAGGGAKNEKWTKIRERVLGLPVSRAKQTEAAYGAALLALKGAQHDSC; encoded by the exons ATGGACTGGGTGCGGTCATGGAGGGCAGCACTTTTCTCACTGCTAGAGGATGTTCCAGCTCATCTCCGCCCACTTGTTGCTTCTATTTCAATAGATGGAACTTCTGCGACCACACTCATTGTAGACAG aaATACAGGAGAACCATTATGGAGACCATTCCTTTACAATGAGAGTTGCCCTGATGCTTTGCCAACGGTAAAATCTGTTGCTCCTGCAAACCATACTGTTTGCTCTGGATCATCTACATTGTGCAAGCTTGTTTCATGGTGGAACATAGAggagtcaaataaaaaatcagcatTGTTATTGCACCAAGCAGATTGGCTGTTGTGGCTGCTTCATGGAAAACTCGGAGTGTCTGATTACAATAATGCCCTGAAG GTTGGTTATGATCCTGCATCGGATTCTTATCCACCATGGCTGCATTCTCAGCCATACTCTCAACTTCTACCTTCTGTTATAGCTCCGGGAACTTCAATTGGGAATTTAAAAGAGGATATTAGAACACAATTTG GTTTTCAAGAGGATTGTATTGTATGTGCAGGAACAACAGATAGTATAGCCGCTTTCCTTGCAGCACGTGCAACACAACCTGGAAAAGCT GTCACTTCTTTGGGCTCAACTCTTGCTATTAAGTTACTGAGCACTACGAGGATTGATGATGCACGATTTGGAGTTTATAGTCATCGCCTTGATGATAAATGGCTGGTTGGAGGCGCTTCAAACACTGGTGGAGCTGTTCTTAAGCAGTTTTTCACTGATGAGCAACTGCAGAAATTGAGTGAACAGATAAATCCAATGGAAGCTTCTCCTCTAGACTACTACCCTTTAAAAGCAGTTGGTGAGAGATTTCCTGTGGCAGATCCAAATCTGGTTCCCAG GTTACATCCACGACCGGAAAGTGATGTTGAGTACTTGCATGGTATTTTGGAATCTATTGCACATATAGAG GCGACGGCATATAACTTGTTAAAGGATCTAGGAGCAACCCAAGTTGAGGAAGTTTTTACAGCTGGAGGTGGTGCAAAAAACGAAAAATGGACCAAGATACGAGAGCGAGTACTTGGCTTGCCCGTGAGTCGGGCAAAGCAAACAGAGGCTGCCTATGGAGCTGCATTATTGGCATTGAAGGGTGCTCAACACGATAGTTGCTGA
- the LOC133680304 gene encoding uncharacterized protein LOC133680304: MAVAITSSSTTPHVLHHLLRPPPSQPPLLSYFLRPICTTTTTTKTILSKSDKTPSKKTNTILFSSLSPLPNSPLLLSLRSFPCFQKAHNHSLTLQELEEEDQREEEKGEGFIDDEIENGDKEDDIEGEGDNLESEGSVVDVSGEGSTKEGLKRNGVKVPTLTVKEKKELASYAHGLGKKLKSQLIGKSGFTDNVATSFIETLEANELLKVKIHRTCPGELEDVVRRLEEATGSVVVGQIGRTVIIYRPSLTKMKAEEKRQQARRVYVRKAPKLMSVPLSRGEPRRFSGHGRRGSSRV; the protein is encoded by the exons ATGGCGGTGGCTATAACATCCTCATCGACAACCCCCCATGTCCTCCACCATCTTCTCCGTCCACCACCATCTCAACCACCACTGCTCTCATACTTCTTAAGACCAATTTgcaccaccaccacaacaacGAAAACCATTCTCTCAAAATCCGACAAAACCCctagtaaaaaaactaacactATCCTCTTCTCTTCACTCTCTCCTCTCCCCAATTCTCCTCTCCTCTTATCCCTTCGCTCTTTCCCTTGCTTTCAAAAAGCTCACAACCACTCTCTCACCTTACAGGAACTAGAAGAAGAAGaccaaagagaagaagaaaaaggtgaaGGCTTTAtcgatgatgaaattgaaaatggtGATAAAGAGGACGATATTGAGGGTGAAGGTGATAATTTGGAGTCGGAAGGTAGTGTTGTTGATGTTTCTGGTGAGGGTTCCACTAAAGAGGGTTTGAAGAGAAATGGGGTAAAGGTACCGACTTTGACAGTGAAGGAAAAGAAGGAATTAGCATCTTATGCTCATGGATTGGGAAAGAAGCTAAAGTCTCAGTTGATTGGCAAGTCTGGTTTTACTGATAATGTTGCAACCTCTTTTATTGAGACCCTTGAAGCCAATGAGCTTTTAAAG GTTAAAATACACAGGACTTGTCCAGGGGAGCTAGAGGATGTGGTGCGACGATTGGAGGAAGCAACTGGTTCAGTGGTAGTTGGTCAAATTGGTCGGACTGTCATTATATATCGGCCTAGTCTCACTAAAATGAAGGCGGAGGAGAAAAGGCAACAGGCTCGTAGAGTTTATGTGAGAAAAGCACCAAAATTGATGTCTGTGCCATTG TCGAGAGGAGAGCCAAGGCGATTTTCTGGGCATGGTCGTCGAGGAAGCAGCAGGGTATGA